The genomic stretch GCGTTTGTGGGATTGGCCGTGCCGCATCTTACCCGTCAAATTTTCAATACGATGGAACACAAAGTATTGATTCCTGCCGTAATGCTTTACGGCGCCATTTTAATGCTGCTGTGCGATACTTTGGCGCAATTGCCCAATTCCGCCAGCGTATTGCCCATAAACGCCGTTACATCTTTAGTGGGGGCTCCTGTGGTCATCTGGCTCTTGGTTCGTAAACGTAAAATGATGTTTTGATGGAAAAAACGGAAAAAAACATATTGTCAATTTCTGATTTATCCATCGGGTATGACTCCAAAACAGTCGCTGAGCGTATCAATTTTGATTTGGAAACTGGAATGCTATGCGGGGTTGTGGGCATCAACGGCATCGGAAAATCAACTTTGTTGCGCACTTTGGGGGGATTTCAGCCTAAACTTGATGGAAACATTCGGTTGAAAGGCCAAAGTCTGGAAAAATACACCTCCTCCGACCTTTCCAAGGAACTCAGCGTGGTATTGACGGAGCAGCCTGCTTCCAAAAACCTGACCGTACAGGAATTGATTGCCTTGGGGCGACAACCCTACACCAATTGGTTGGGCACCTTGACGAAAGAAGACAAGCAACAGATCCAAACTAGTTTGAAAGCTTTTTTGTTGAGCGAACTTCGCAACAATAAGTGCCACGAGCTTAGTGATGGTCAGCTGCAACGGGTGCTGGTGGCACGGGCGATGGCACAGGACACTTCCTTGATTTTGTTGGATGAGCCCACCACGCATTTGGATTTGTACCACAAAGTGCAGATTTTCAAAATGCTTCAAGCATTGGCCCACGACAAACAGAAAACCATCCTGTTCACTACCCACGAAATCGAATTGGCCATTCAGTTATGCGACCGCATATTGATTTTGGATGGAAAAGGCAATCCCTTCGGAGACCCTTGCCAACTTATCGAACAAAAACATTTTGACCGTTTGTTTCCTTCGGAAATGGTTCAGTTTGATGCTAAAACGGGTTCGTTTAAGATTTCAAAATAGAGATTGCAGATAGTTATATCTAGAAAGTTCGTTTTAGCAAGAACTGTAAATTCGAGTGAAATTCCAAGGGAATTTTGTATCGAGAATTAGTTTTTGGATTTGAAATTTTAGTTCTCGATACGTTTTTTCCAAAAAACACTCGAACTGACAAATTTCAACATTCATTTTGTGGATTTCTGCTTTCGCAGAATGACATATTATCTTTGTAATCCGTTATCTTTATCCTTCAGAAATTTTTTAATGGGCGAAGAACTTATCTATATTATCATAGGCTTCATCATCACATTGGCCGTTGGGCTATTTGCGGGGGTGTACATTCAAAAACTAAAAACCAAGTCCGCAGAAAGTGTTTGGCAGGACAGGGAAATCAAATCCAAGGAAACCGAAGCCTTATTGAAGGAAGAATTACGGGAGGTTCAGACCAAAAAGTCAGAACTGGAAATTGCTTTGGCCAGAGAAGAATCCAAATCGGACAATCTGGAAGAAAAACTGCTGGAACAAAAGCAAGAACTGGAAAAACTGCAGGAAAAATTCACCAAGGAGTTTGAAAATCTTGCCAACAAAATCTTGGACGAGAAAAGCGAGAAATTCACCAAAAGCAACAAGGAAAATATTGATAACATCCTTACCCCCCTCAATAAAAAAATAAAGGAGTTCGAGGAAAAAGTCGCAAAATCGCAGCAAGAAAATTTTGGGCTGCACGCCGCCTTAAAACAGCAACTGTTGGATTTGCGCAGTCAAAACCTGAAAATAACACAAGAAGCCGAAAACCTGACCAAGGCCTTAAAAGGGGATTCGAAAATGCAGGGGAACTGGGGCGAGGTAATATTGACCCGTATTTTAGAGAAATCCGGACTGACCAAGGACCGAGAATATACGCTACAGGACAGTTTTAAGGACGAGGATGGTAAAAGATACCAGACCGATGTGCTGATCCACTTGCCCGATGGCAAAAAAATGATTGTGGACAGCAAAGTTTCCATTGTCCATTTTGAACGTTATGTATCGGAAGAAGATGAAAAACAACGGGAAATCCACCTAAAACAGCATATAGACTCCATTAAAAGGCATGTGGACGAACTGAGCAAGAAAAGTTATCAGCTCCTGATAGATGAAAGCCCGGATACCGTTTTTATGTTCATACCCACAGAACCCGCATTTGCAATCGCTTCGGCGTTTGAGCCCAATCTGTATGAAGATGCCTTTGTAAAGGATGTCATCATTGTGACCCCATCAACGCTTTTGGCCGCATTAAAATTGGTGGACAACCTCTGGAAAAATGACAAACAGAAAAGGTACGCCATTGAAATCGCCACAGAGGCAGGTAAGCTGTACGATTCCTTCACCAATTTAACCGACGAACTTTTGAAAGTTGGGAATCAAATAGGCACTGTTCAGAATTCGTACCAAAGTGCCATGAAAAAATTGACCGGTCGGGGCAACCTTATCAAACGTGTGGAGAATTTGAAATCTTTGGGAGCGAAGGCCAGCAAAAGTATCGACGACAAACTATTAAAACGTGCCCTTGATGACGACCAAGAAGAACTTAACTAGTCCATCCATATTATGAAAAAATTCCTGATCATTTTTATTGCAGCCGTAGTTATTGGCATTGTGGGGTATTTTACCTTTATCTATTACGTGCCCTACAGCGAGGGGTATCGTTCGGGAGAGCTCATTAAATTCAGTAGAAAAGGTGTTTTGGTAAAGACCTGGGAAGGACAGATCAGTCAGGGA from Flagellimonas oceani encodes the following:
- a CDS encoding ABC transporter ATP-binding protein; its protein translation is MEKTEKNILSISDLSIGYDSKTVAERINFDLETGMLCGVVGINGIGKSTLLRTLGGFQPKLDGNIRLKGQSLEKYTSSDLSKELSVVLTEQPASKNLTVQELIALGRQPYTNWLGTLTKEDKQQIQTSLKAFLLSELRNNKCHELSDGQLQRVLVARAMAQDTSLILLDEPTTHLDLYHKVQIFKMLQALAHDKQKTILFTTHEIELAIQLCDRILILDGKGNPFGDPCQLIEQKHFDRLFPSEMVQFDAKTGSFKISK
- the rmuC gene encoding DNA recombination protein RmuC, with amino-acid sequence MGEELIYIIIGFIITLAVGLFAGVYIQKLKTKSAESVWQDREIKSKETEALLKEELREVQTKKSELEIALAREESKSDNLEEKLLEQKQELEKLQEKFTKEFENLANKILDEKSEKFTKSNKENIDNILTPLNKKIKEFEEKVAKSQQENFGLHAALKQQLLDLRSQNLKITQEAENLTKALKGDSKMQGNWGEVILTRILEKSGLTKDREYTLQDSFKDEDGKRYQTDVLIHLPDGKKMIVDSKVSIVHFERYVSEEDEKQREIHLKQHIDSIKRHVDELSKKSYQLLIDESPDTVFMFIPTEPAFAIASAFEPNLYEDAFVKDVIIVTPSTLLAALKLVDNLWKNDKQKRYAIEIATEAGKLYDSFTNLTDELLKVGNQIGTVQNSYQSAMKKLTGRGNLIKRVENLKSLGAKASKSIDDKLLKRALDDDQEELN